CGATCATCGAAGGCAACGGCTTTCACGTGATCCTTGCGCCAACCCCGACCGAACGTGCGAAGGCGATCAAGACACACGGCGGGCAGATTCAGGCAGTGCTGACCCGCGGCCCACTTGGCCTTTACGCCGAGGAAATCGCCGCGCTGACGTCGCTGGAGATTATCTGTGTGATCGGCGCCGGGTATGAGCACGTCGACCTGCAAGCCGCCAGCAACCGGGGCATCGTAGTCACCAACGGCGCCGGCGTGAATGCGCCATCGGTAGCAGACCACGCCATGGCCCTGTTGCTCTCGCTGGTGCGCGACATTCCCCGGGCCGACGCGGCGGTACGGCGCAACGAATGGCCCAAAGTCATGCGCCCTTCCCTGGCCGGCAAACAGCTGGGCATTCTTGGCCTGGGCGCCGTAGGCTTGGAGATCGCCAGGCGCGCAGCCCTGGGTTTTGGCATGGAGGTGAGTTATCACAACCGCCAGCCCCGCGACGACGTGGACTACACCTACTGCGCCACCGCCGTGGAACTGGCGCGGGCCTCGGATTTCCTTATCCTCGCCACACCAGGCGGCGCCAGCACGCGGCATCTGATCGACCGCCAAGCCCTCGACGCGCTGGGGCCCAACGGTTTTTTGGTGAACATCGGCCGCGGCAGCGTGGTGGTTACGGCCGACCTGATTACCGCCCTCGAACAACGCCGCATCGGCGGCGCGGCACTGGATGTATTCGACGACGAGCCCAAGGTGCCGGACGCCCTCAAGCACCTCAGCAATACCGTGCTCACGCCCCATGTCGCCGGCCTGTCTCCGGAAGCGGCCCATGACACCGTGCAGCGTGTGGCGGACAACCTGCTGGAATACTTCGCCGGTCGCCCCGTGCTGACGCCTGTAACGCTGCCGCCACGCAACTGACTCAGATCCCGGCCCCGCGAAAAACGCGGCCGGCGATCCAGGCACATCATGCCCGCTGATCATCGGCCAACACGCTAACCTATTAAGCGGCCCCAACCTTGTGGCTGGATGGCTGCGCGCATTAGATTAGCCAATAGTCCAAGGCCTTAAGAATAAGCAGAAGGGATAAGCATGGCGCTTAATGACCAATCGACCCAGATTCGCCCCGGCGAAGAACTTGATGCCAGCCTCATCGATCCCTACCTCAAGGCCCATATCCCGGG
This genomic window from Pseudomonas sp. Bout1 contains:
- a CDS encoding 2-hydroxyacid dehydrogenase, encoding MPVTVLVLVETINDYLPIIEGNGFHVILAPTPTERAKAIKTHGGQIQAVLTRGPLGLYAEEIAALTSLEIICVIGAGYEHVDLQAASNRGIVVTNGAGVNAPSVADHAMALLLSLVRDIPRADAAVRRNEWPKVMRPSLAGKQLGILGLGAVGLEIARRAALGFGMEVSYHNRQPRDDVDYTYCATAVELARASDFLILATPGGASTRHLIDRQALDALGPNGFLVNIGRGSVVVTADLITALEQRRIGGAALDVFDDEPKVPDALKHLSNTVLTPHVAGLSPEAAHDTVQRVADNLLEYFAGRPVLTPVTLPPRN